Proteins encoded together in one Osmerus eperlanus chromosome 20, fOsmEpe2.1, whole genome shotgun sequence window:
- the epb41a gene encoding protein 4.1 isoform X5, whose amino-acid sequence MKERKAVAMTTDEAESQQKKPRQQGEPEAQDPGPSEPQEASPVTPQSPGSPSPEEEQLKPRTRTSAGRGLSRLFSSFLKRRSQCEGEAGEKDHKGEDEPKAPIADPEPELRLEGDAALDQHSVSSVEAQPVQVDQKEDPDTEKESEDEGEKEKDKEKGEDSEQEKEKEEDEESKPEGEAEGEGEGEGEGEEKAAEDEVKPPKAPRRPKIMQCKVTLLDDTLYECELDKHAKGQDLFSKVCDHLNLMERDYYGLAIWETPSMKTWMDFTKEIRRQVHGTTYDFTFNVKFYPPDPAQLSEDITRYFLCLQLRKDILASRLPCSFVTLALLGSYALQSELGEYDPEVHGTDYAKDLRLAQGQTKELEEKVMELHRTYRAMSPAQADMMFLENAKKLSMYGVDLHQAKDLDGVDIMLGVCSSGLMVYKDKLRINRFPWPKVLKVSYKRSSFFIKIRPSEMEQYESAIGFKLPNYKASKKLWKVCVEHHTFFRLTSTEVATTPRKFLALGSKFRYSGRTQAQTRQASSMIDRPAPLFQRSSSKRNSRSLDGAGGKYPPVLQFTRARTEEDDWFCLMDAGRFPPTLYPSVTTPLPPQTAGSFIKEPGEWREDSNITADASSSSFIFLSSNPRPAPSVLSQAKRQHRPINKPAQYREKPHVTTVTGTRSWTHPEFTEEDDWFVLLDRTPVRPLQVSRATRVWHVPVSGSARTPPRMVLKIIHNSPTKRIRFLEAPPKQTWVWISEDDWFGLLDHVCVIPLEVAPTRRAPPPAYPSAAPPPDTVPGTIRRASQRRRRAAEEGGGGGGANVRSSPWPADPVEDTLLQTLQDLWLCHQSVAQLQKQWRAVSHSLREKWEQAARQTGLVPGKDWGLETKRLALLEEEAGRLQQQVELELGGARKRTRALEEKIWQLQSYVQRQDDLWYILLDLDPPRPLTLPPVLVKDDWFELLDRSPPPEPGPSLIPTAMASTPDKNTRPVSAPIMTPVSPVEAAPSPVTSALPRGGERRQASTPTRRRSRSAERKAESRVAGSTKTHSPRPESTPDIKTVARRERRHAPAVTATNGERERKQSPRDRTSTEMVRVRKDLDKTQTEIMRHHTSISELKRSFMESVPDPRPSEWDKRLSTNSPFRTASINGQLQPDGVRTPTRSPAYRVVGGMSESPVMKTQTITISDVTNSVRGTIDNKEIPIVHTETKTITYESAQPVDSLAERDTGMLLSAQTITSETVSTTTTTQITKTVKGGISETRIEKRIVITGDTEIDHDKALAQAIKEAKEQHPDMSVTKVVVHQETEITPE is encoded by the exons atgaaagagaggaaag ccgttGCCATGACGACAGACGAGGCAGAGAGCCAGCAGAAGAAACCGAGGCAGCAGGGAGAGCCGGAAGCGCAGGACCCTGGGCCCTCGGAGCCCCAGGAAGCCTCCCCCGTCACCCCCCAGAGCCCCGGCTCGCCCTCCCCCGAGGAGGAGCAGCTGAAGCCACGCACCCGCACCTCCGCCGGCCGGGGCCTCTCgcgcctcttctcctccttcctgaagAGGCGCTCACAGTGCGAGGGGGAGGCCGGAGAGAAGGACCACAAGGGGGAGGACGAGCCCAAGGCCCCCATTGCTGACCCGGAGCCGGAGCTGAGGCTGGAGGGCGACGCCGCGCTGGACCAGCACTCAGTCAGCAGTGTGGAGGCTCAG CCTGTCCAGGTAGACCAGAAGGAAGACCCTGACACTGAGAAAGAGTCAGAGGAcgagggggaaaaggagaaagacaaggagaaaggagaggacagtgagcaggagaaggagaaggaggaggacgaggagtccAAGCCGGAGGGAGAGgccgaaggagagggagaaggagagggagagggagaagagaaggctGCAGAGGACGAAGTCAAACCTCCCAAAGCCCCCCGTCGACCCAAGATCATGCAGTGCAAAGTCACATTGCTGGACGACACTCTGTATGAGTGTGAGCTGGAC AAACATGCCAAGGGCCAGGATCTCTTCTCCAAGGTGTGTGACCATCTTAATCTTATGGAGAGGGACTACTATGGCCTGGCCATCTGGGAGACACCCTCCATGAAG ACCTGGATGGACTTCACCAAGGAGATCCGCAGACAAGTGCATG gcactACCTATGACTTTACCTTCAATGTGAAGTTCTACCCTCCTGACCCCGCCCAGCTCTCTGAAGACATCACCAG GTACTTTCTGTGTCTGCAGCTGCGTAAGGACATCCTGGCCAGCAGGCTGCCCTGCTCCTTCGTCACGCTGGCCCTGCTGGGCTCCTACGCCCTGCAGTCGGAGCTGGGGGAGTACGACCCCGAGGTGCACGGGACGGACTACGCCAAGGACCTGCGCCTGGCTCAGGGCCAGaccaaggagctggaggagaaggtgatGGAGCTGCACCGCACATACAG GGCGATGAGTCCAGCGCAGGCAGACATGATGTTCCTGGAGAATGCCAAGAAACTCTCCATGTACGGGGTGGACCTTCACCAGGCTAAG gacCTGGATGGGGTGGACATCATGCTGGGAGTGTGTTCCAGTGGTCTGATGGTTTATAAGGACAAGCTGAGGATCAATCGTTTCCCCTGGCCCAAAGTCCTCAAGGTTTCATACAAACGCAGCAGCTTCTTCATCAAGATTCGTCCCTCAGAG ATGGAACAGTATGAAAGCGCCATTGGCTTCAAACTGCCAAACTACAAGGCCTCCAAGAAGCTTTGGAAAGTTTGTGTGGAGCATCATACCTTCTTCAG GCTGACATCCACCGAGGTGGCTACTACTCCCAGGAAGTTCCTGGCGCTGGGCTCCAAGTTCCGCTACAGCGGCCGGACCCAGGCCCAGACACGCCAGGCCAGCTCCATGATCGACAGGCCGGCCCCGCTGTTCCAGCGCTCGTCCAGCAAGAGAAACTCCAGGAGTCttgatggag CCGGAGGTAAGTATCCTCCTGTACTTCAGTTCACCCGAGCGAGGACAGAAGAGGACGACTGGTTCTGTTTAATGGATGCTGGACGGTTTCCACCCACCCTCTACCCCTCTG tgaccACTCCCCTGCCGCCTCAAACTGCCGGTTCATTCATAAAAGAGccaggagagtggagggaggattCCAACATCACGGCagacgcctcctcctcctccttcatcttcctctcctccaacccACGCCCTGCTCCCTCAG TCTTGTCTCAAGCCAAGCGGCAGCACCGTCCAATCAACAAACCAGCACAGTACAGAGAAAAACCTCACGTCACCACGGTAACAGGGACGAGGAGCTGGACACATCCAGAATTCACAGAGGAGGATGATTGGTTTGTGTTGCTGGATCGCACCCCGGTGCGCCCCCTACAGGTCTCGAGAG CCACTCGGGTCTGGCATGTCCCAGTGTCAGGCTCTGCTCGCACCCCTCCCAGAATGGTGCTGAAGATCATTCATAACTCTCCCACCAAGAGAATCAGGTTTCTTGAAGCCCCACCTAAACAGACATGGGTGTGGATCTCAGAAGATGATTGGTTTGGGCTATTGGACCATGTCTGTGTGATCCCTCTTGAAG TCGCCCCTACGAGGAGAGCCCCACCTCCGGCCTATCCCAGCgccgctcctcctcctgacaCGGTACCAGGTACCATCCGCAGGGCCTCCCAGCGGAGGCGGCGGGCtgcagaggaaggggggggaggtggtggtgcgAATGTAAGGAGCAGCCCGTGGCCTGCAGACCCGGTGGAGGACACACTGCTCCAGACCCTGCAGGACCTGTGGCTGTGTCACCAGAGCGTCGCTCAGCTGCAGAAGCAGTGGAGGGCTGTGAGCCACAGCCTCAGGGAGAAGTGGGAGCAGGCTGCCCGGCAGACAGGCCTGGTCCCGGGGAAGGACTGGGGCCTGGAGACCAAGAGGCTGGccttgctggaggaggaggctggcaggctgcagcagcaggtggagctggagctgggcgGGGCCAGGAAGAGGACTAGGGCTCTGGAGGAGAAGATTTGGCAGCTCCAATCCTACGTTCAGAGGCAGGATGACCTCTGGTATATCCTGCTCGACCTTGACCCTCCCAGACCTCTCACCTTACCTCCAG TGTTAGTAAAGGATGACTGGTTTGAGTTGTTGGAtcgctctcctccaccagagcccGGCCCTTCCCTGATTCCCACAG CCATGGCATCCACCCCGGATAAGAACACCCGCCCCGTCAGCGCCCCCATCATGACCCCTGTGTCCCCAGTGGAGGCGGCCCCCTCCCCCGTGACCTCCGCTCTGCCGCGGGGCGGGGAGCGCCGGCAGGCCTCCACCCCGACGAGACGGCGGTCTCGCTCTGCGGAGAGGAAGGCTGAGAGCCGTGTGGCTGGCTCCACCaagacacacagccccaggcCTGAGTCCACCCCAGACATCAAg ACGGTGGCCAGGAGAGAGCGGAGACACGCCCCCGCTGTCACAGCCACCAacggagaaagggaaagaaag CAGTCGCCCCGAGACAGAACCAGCACGGAGATGGTGCGAGTGAGGAAG gaTCTGGATAAGACCCAGACAGAAATCATGCGTCACCACACCAGCATCAGTGAGCTGAAAAGGAGCTTCATGGAGTCCGTGCCAGACCCCAGGCCCAGCGAGTGGGACAAACGCCTGTCCACCAACTCACCGTTCCGCACCGCCAGCATCAACGGCCAGCTGCAGCCGGACGGG gtgaGGACACCCACCCGTTCACCTGCATACAGAGTAGTTGGTGGCATGTCAGAG AGCCCTGTGATGAAGACGCAAACCATCACTATCTCTGACGTCACCAACTCGGTGCGAGGCACAATAGACAACAAAGAGATCCCCATTGTGCACACCGAGACCAAGACCATCACATACGAGTCAGCACAG CCCGTGGACAGCCTGGCAGAGCGGGACACTGGGATGTTGCTAAGTGCCCAGACCATCACCTCAGAGACAGttagcaccaccaccaccacgcagATCACCAAG ACAGTGAAAGGAGGGATATCAGAGACTCGCATCGAGAAGAGGATTGTCATcactggagacactgagatcGATCATGATAAG GCTCTGGCTCAGGCCATAAAGGAGGCCAAGGAGCAGCATCCAGACATGTCTGTCACCAAAGTGGTCGTGCACCAGGAAACAGAGATCACTCCAGAGTAG
- the epb41a gene encoding protein 4.1 isoform X3, with the protein MKERKAVAMTTDEAESQQKKPRQQGEPEAQDPGPSEPQEASPVTPQSPGSPSPEEEQLKPRTRTSAGRGLSRLFSSFLKRRSQCEGEAGEKDHKGEDEPKAPIADPEPELRLEGDAALDQHSVSSVEAQPVQVDQKEDPDTEKESEDEGEKEKDKEKGEDSEQEKEKEEDEESKPEGEAEGEGEGEGEGEEKAAEDEVKPPKAPRRPKIMQCKVTLLDDTLYECELDKHAKGQDLFSKVCDHLNLMERDYYGLAIWETPSMKTWMDFTKEIRRQVHGTTYDFTFNVKFYPPDPAQLSEDITRYFLCLQLRKDILASRLPCSFVTLALLGSYALQSELGEYDPEVHGTDYAKDLRLAQGQTKELEEKVMELHRTYRAMSPAQADMMFLENAKKLSMYGVDLHQAKDLDGVDIMLGVCSSGLMVYKDKLRINRFPWPKVLKVSYKRSSFFIKIRPSEMEQYESAIGFKLPNYKASKKLWKVCVEHHTFFRLTSTEVATTPRKFLALGSKFRYSGRTQAQTRQASSMIDRPAPLFQRSSSKRNSRSLDGAGGKYPPVLQFTRARTEEDDWFCLMDAGRFPPTLYPSVTTPLPPQTAGSFIKEPGEWREDSNITADASSSSFIFLSSNPRPAPSVLSQAKRQHRPINKPAQYREKPHVTTVTGTRSWTHPEFTEEDDWFVLLDRTPVRPLQVSRATRVWHVPVSGSARTPPRMVLKIIHNSPTKRIRFLEAPPKQTWVWISEDDWFGLLDHVCVIPLEVAPTRRAPPPAYPSAAPPPDTVPGTIRRASQRRRRAAEEGGGGGGANVRSSPWPADPVEDTLLQTLQDLWLCHQSVAQLQKQWRAVSHSLREKWEQAARQTGLVPGKDWGLETKRLALLEEEAGRLQQQVELELGGARKRTRALEEKIWQLQSYVQRQDDLWYILLDLDPPRPLTLPPVLVKDDWFELLDRSPPPEPGPSLIPTAMASTPDKNTRPVSAPIMTPVSPVEAAPSPVTSALPRGGERRQASTPTRRRSRSAERKAESRVAGSTKTHSPRPESTPDIKTVARRERRHAPAVTATNGERERKKRAKKLEGETIYIRHSNLMLEDLDKTQTEIMRHHTSISELKRSFMESVPDPRPSEWDKRLSTNSPFRTASINGQLQPDGVRTPTRSPAYRVVGGMSESPVMKTQTITISDVTNSVRGTIDNKEIPIVHTETKTITYESAQPVDSLAERDTGMLLSAQTITSETVSTTTTTQITKTVKGGISETRIEKRIVITGDTEIDHDKALAQAIKEAKEQHPDMSVTKVVVHQETEITPE; encoded by the exons atgaaagagaggaaag ccgttGCCATGACGACAGACGAGGCAGAGAGCCAGCAGAAGAAACCGAGGCAGCAGGGAGAGCCGGAAGCGCAGGACCCTGGGCCCTCGGAGCCCCAGGAAGCCTCCCCCGTCACCCCCCAGAGCCCCGGCTCGCCCTCCCCCGAGGAGGAGCAGCTGAAGCCACGCACCCGCACCTCCGCCGGCCGGGGCCTCTCgcgcctcttctcctccttcctgaagAGGCGCTCACAGTGCGAGGGGGAGGCCGGAGAGAAGGACCACAAGGGGGAGGACGAGCCCAAGGCCCCCATTGCTGACCCGGAGCCGGAGCTGAGGCTGGAGGGCGACGCCGCGCTGGACCAGCACTCAGTCAGCAGTGTGGAGGCTCAG CCTGTCCAGGTAGACCAGAAGGAAGACCCTGACACTGAGAAAGAGTCAGAGGAcgagggggaaaaggagaaagacaaggagaaaggagaggacagtgagcaggagaaggagaaggaggaggacgaggagtccAAGCCGGAGGGAGAGgccgaaggagagggagaaggagagggagagggagaagagaaggctGCAGAGGACGAAGTCAAACCTCCCAAAGCCCCCCGTCGACCCAAGATCATGCAGTGCAAAGTCACATTGCTGGACGACACTCTGTATGAGTGTGAGCTGGAC AAACATGCCAAGGGCCAGGATCTCTTCTCCAAGGTGTGTGACCATCTTAATCTTATGGAGAGGGACTACTATGGCCTGGCCATCTGGGAGACACCCTCCATGAAG ACCTGGATGGACTTCACCAAGGAGATCCGCAGACAAGTGCATG gcactACCTATGACTTTACCTTCAATGTGAAGTTCTACCCTCCTGACCCCGCCCAGCTCTCTGAAGACATCACCAG GTACTTTCTGTGTCTGCAGCTGCGTAAGGACATCCTGGCCAGCAGGCTGCCCTGCTCCTTCGTCACGCTGGCCCTGCTGGGCTCCTACGCCCTGCAGTCGGAGCTGGGGGAGTACGACCCCGAGGTGCACGGGACGGACTACGCCAAGGACCTGCGCCTGGCTCAGGGCCAGaccaaggagctggaggagaaggtgatGGAGCTGCACCGCACATACAG GGCGATGAGTCCAGCGCAGGCAGACATGATGTTCCTGGAGAATGCCAAGAAACTCTCCATGTACGGGGTGGACCTTCACCAGGCTAAG gacCTGGATGGGGTGGACATCATGCTGGGAGTGTGTTCCAGTGGTCTGATGGTTTATAAGGACAAGCTGAGGATCAATCGTTTCCCCTGGCCCAAAGTCCTCAAGGTTTCATACAAACGCAGCAGCTTCTTCATCAAGATTCGTCCCTCAGAG ATGGAACAGTATGAAAGCGCCATTGGCTTCAAACTGCCAAACTACAAGGCCTCCAAGAAGCTTTGGAAAGTTTGTGTGGAGCATCATACCTTCTTCAG GCTGACATCCACCGAGGTGGCTACTACTCCCAGGAAGTTCCTGGCGCTGGGCTCCAAGTTCCGCTACAGCGGCCGGACCCAGGCCCAGACACGCCAGGCCAGCTCCATGATCGACAGGCCGGCCCCGCTGTTCCAGCGCTCGTCCAGCAAGAGAAACTCCAGGAGTCttgatggag CCGGAGGTAAGTATCCTCCTGTACTTCAGTTCACCCGAGCGAGGACAGAAGAGGACGACTGGTTCTGTTTAATGGATGCTGGACGGTTTCCACCCACCCTCTACCCCTCTG tgaccACTCCCCTGCCGCCTCAAACTGCCGGTTCATTCATAAAAGAGccaggagagtggagggaggattCCAACATCACGGCagacgcctcctcctcctccttcatcttcctctcctccaacccACGCCCTGCTCCCTCAG TCTTGTCTCAAGCCAAGCGGCAGCACCGTCCAATCAACAAACCAGCACAGTACAGAGAAAAACCTCACGTCACCACGGTAACAGGGACGAGGAGCTGGACACATCCAGAATTCACAGAGGAGGATGATTGGTTTGTGTTGCTGGATCGCACCCCGGTGCGCCCCCTACAGGTCTCGAGAG CCACTCGGGTCTGGCATGTCCCAGTGTCAGGCTCTGCTCGCACCCCTCCCAGAATGGTGCTGAAGATCATTCATAACTCTCCCACCAAGAGAATCAGGTTTCTTGAAGCCCCACCTAAACAGACATGGGTGTGGATCTCAGAAGATGATTGGTTTGGGCTATTGGACCATGTCTGTGTGATCCCTCTTGAAG TCGCCCCTACGAGGAGAGCCCCACCTCCGGCCTATCCCAGCgccgctcctcctcctgacaCGGTACCAGGTACCATCCGCAGGGCCTCCCAGCGGAGGCGGCGGGCtgcagaggaaggggggggaggtggtggtgcgAATGTAAGGAGCAGCCCGTGGCCTGCAGACCCGGTGGAGGACACACTGCTCCAGACCCTGCAGGACCTGTGGCTGTGTCACCAGAGCGTCGCTCAGCTGCAGAAGCAGTGGAGGGCTGTGAGCCACAGCCTCAGGGAGAAGTGGGAGCAGGCTGCCCGGCAGACAGGCCTGGTCCCGGGGAAGGACTGGGGCCTGGAGACCAAGAGGCTGGccttgctggaggaggaggctggcaggctgcagcagcaggtggagctggagctgggcgGGGCCAGGAAGAGGACTAGGGCTCTGGAGGAGAAGATTTGGCAGCTCCAATCCTACGTTCAGAGGCAGGATGACCTCTGGTATATCCTGCTCGACCTTGACCCTCCCAGACCTCTCACCTTACCTCCAG TGTTAGTAAAGGATGACTGGTTTGAGTTGTTGGAtcgctctcctccaccagagcccGGCCCTTCCCTGATTCCCACAG CCATGGCATCCACCCCGGATAAGAACACCCGCCCCGTCAGCGCCCCCATCATGACCCCTGTGTCCCCAGTGGAGGCGGCCCCCTCCCCCGTGACCTCCGCTCTGCCGCGGGGCGGGGAGCGCCGGCAGGCCTCCACCCCGACGAGACGGCGGTCTCGCTCTGCGGAGAGGAAGGCTGAGAGCCGTGTGGCTGGCTCCACCaagacacacagccccaggcCTGAGTCCACCCCAGACATCAAg ACGGTGGCCAGGAGAGAGCGGAGACACGCCCCCGCTGTCACAGCCACCAacggagaaagggaaagaaag AAAAGAGCTAAGAAACTTGAGGGTGAAACTATTTATATCAGACATAGCAATTTAATGTTGGAG gaTCTGGATAAGACCCAGACAGAAATCATGCGTCACCACACCAGCATCAGTGAGCTGAAAAGGAGCTTCATGGAGTCCGTGCCAGACCCCAGGCCCAGCGAGTGGGACAAACGCCTGTCCACCAACTCACCGTTCCGCACCGCCAGCATCAACGGCCAGCTGCAGCCGGACGGG gtgaGGACACCCACCCGTTCACCTGCATACAGAGTAGTTGGTGGCATGTCAGAG AGCCCTGTGATGAAGACGCAAACCATCACTATCTCTGACGTCACCAACTCGGTGCGAGGCACAATAGACAACAAAGAGATCCCCATTGTGCACACCGAGACCAAGACCATCACATACGAGTCAGCACAG CCCGTGGACAGCCTGGCAGAGCGGGACACTGGGATGTTGCTAAGTGCCCAGACCATCACCTCAGAGACAGttagcaccaccaccaccacgcagATCACCAAG ACAGTGAAAGGAGGGATATCAGAGACTCGCATCGAGAAGAGGATTGTCATcactggagacactgagatcGATCATGATAAG GCTCTGGCTCAGGCCATAAAGGAGGCCAAGGAGCAGCATCCAGACATGTCTGTCACCAAAGTGGTCGTGCACCAGGAAACAGAGATCACTCCAGAGTAG